From the Lolium rigidum isolate FL_2022 chromosome 2, APGP_CSIRO_Lrig_0.1, whole genome shotgun sequence genome, one window contains:
- the LOC124687366 gene encoding 7-deoxyloganetin glucosyltransferase-like: MGSMGGVAVGVADEKPHAVCLPYPAQGHITPMLNVAKLLHARGFHVTFVNSEYNHARLVRTRGAAALAGVPGFRFATIPDGMPSIDDNDDDVTQDIPALCKSTTETCLEPFRRLLADINGSASAEGHPPVTCVVSDVIMGFSMDAAKELGLPYVQLWTASAVSYLAYHHYRLLIHRAIFPLKDVKQLTDGYLNTPVEDVPGLRSMRLRDFPSFIRSMDPDEFMVRYAIKETARTASASAVIINSFADLEGQEVDAMETLLGLPKVYMLGPLPLVATAPHSTAIISGLSLWKEQEECLQWLHGKDPGSVVYVNFGSIVVMTNEQLVEFAWGLANSGREFIWIIRRDLVKGDAAVLPPEFLAATAERGFMASWCPQQEVLNHPAVGAFLTHSGWNSALESICGGVPVLSWPFFADQQTNCHYQCNEWGVGMEIDSNVQRDEVSGLITELMEGEKGKAMRKRAEEWREKAAMAAKPDGSAHRNFDELVRDVLLAKH, translated from the exons ATGGGCTCAATGGGAGGAGTCGCAGTCGGAGTGGCCGACGAGAAGCCACACGCCGTGTGCTTGCCGTACCCGGCGCAGGGGCACATCACCCCGATGCTCAACGTCGCCAAGCTGCTCCACGCCCGCGGCTTCCACGTCACCTTCGTCAACTCCGAGTACAACCACGCTCGCCTCGTCCGCACGCggggcgccgccgcgctggccggCGTCCCAGGCTTCCGCTTTGCCACCATCCCCGACGGAATGCCGTCCATCGACGACAATGACGACGACGTCACGCAGGACATTCCGGCGCTATGCAAGTCCACCACGGAGACCTGCCTCGAGCCTTTCCGCCGCCTCCTCGCTGACATCAATGGCTCGGCCTCCGCGGAGGGACACCCACCCGTGACCTGCGTGGTCTCGGACGTCATCATGGGTTTCTCCATGGACGCCGCCAAGGAGCTTGGCCTCCCCTACGTCCAGCTCTGGACAGCCAGCGCCGTCAGCTACCTCGCGTACCACCACTACCGCCTCCTCATCCACCGTGCCATTTTCCCACTTAAAG ATGTCAAGCAGCTGACGGATGGATACCTCAACACGCCGGTCGAGGACGTGCCGGGGCTGAGGAGCATGAGGCTAAGGGACTTCCCGAGCTTCATACGCTCCATGGACCCAGATGAGTTCATGGTGAGGTACGCCATCAAGGAGACGGCGCGCACGGCCAGCGCGTCCGCCGTGATCATCAACAGCTTCGCCGACCTCGAGGGCCAAGAGGTGGATGCCATGGAGACGCTCCTCGGCCTGCCCAAGGTCTACATGCTCGGCCCTCTCCCTCTTGTCGCCACCGCGCCGCACTCGACGGCCATCATCAGCGGCCTCAGCCTGTGGAAGGAGCAGGAGGAGTGCCTGCAGTGGCTCCACGGCAAGGACCCCGGCTCTGTCGTGTACGTGAACTTTGGGAGCATCGTCGTCATGACCAACGAGCAGCTGGTAGAGTTCGCGTGGGGGCTGGCCAACAGCGGCAGGGAGTTCATTTGGATCATCCGTCGTGACCTCGTCAAGGGCGATGCCGCGGTGCTTCCCCCGGAATTCCTAGCGGCGACAGCGGAGCGCGGGTTCATGGCTTCCTGGTGCCCGCAGCAGGAAGTGCTGAACCACCCGGCGGTCGGCGCTTTCCTGACGCACAGCGGCTGGAACTCAGCGCTGGAGAGCATctgcggcggcgtgccggtcctcaGCTGGCCCTTCTTTGCGGACCAGCAGACCAACTGCCACTACCAGTGTAACGAGTGGGGCGTCGGCATGGAGATCGACAGCAACGTTCAGCGCGACGAGGTCTCCGGCCTTATCACGGAACTCATGGAGGGAGAGAAGGGTAAGGCCAtgaggaagagggcggaggaatGGCGTGAGAAGGCGGCCATGGCCGCGAAACCAGACGGTTCGGCCCACCGTAATTTTGACGAGTTGGTCCGTGATGTGCTCCTGGCCAAGCACTAG